DNA sequence from the Thermodesulfobacteriota bacterium genome:
TTTCGAAGGAATTCACAGCAGCCTCTATGGCTCCATCTCCTATCGCATGCACAGAAATTTTTAATCCTTTTTTTTCAAGTTCAACGATTATAGAAATCAATTGCTCTTCAGTTAGTAAAAGATTACCTCTACTGGCTCGATCGAAATACCTCTCTTTCAGATAAGCTGTCCTAGCACCGATAGAACCGTCAATAAAGATCTTTACCCAGCCAAGTTTTATTGACTCGTCCTCTCCGTAAATGTCAAATATCTCTAAAACTCTTTTATAATCCTCGTAGTAAGGCATTATAACGACATTCAATTGTAAGTCCCCCTTTTCCCTGATCATAAAATATGTATGTGCAACGTCATAATCGACAAAATCATGGACTTCCAGAATCCCTCTTGAAAGAGCTTCTGTTTGCGCCTGAAGCAATGGTTTCATTATATCCTTAGGCTTCAGTAAAGAGGCTATATACCTGAGTAATTCCTCAAAAACATATCCCTTTTCTTCATCAAAATTCTGGGATGGCTTCAAGTTGAAATCTTCAATGACTTTATTATTTATCACTCCCACATGTCCATCTATGCGTATAAGAAGCACGTGGAAAGGAAATCCATTAATGTCGTGTTTGGTTATCGTCTCGCCCAGTAATTCCTCGCTCCAGCCCCATGCAATTACTGGTCTCACCGCCGCGCTTTCCAACATATCAATCAGATCCTTTTTGCTCCTTGCATTTTCTACAGGAACAGATTTAAGCGCAAAAAGTTCTAGATGGGTATGCGCATCTACAAATTTCATAAACTAAATATAAACGATATTAAATGTTTGTTGTATTTCATCCTATTTAATAATCTTGATTATATCCGTAATGTGTCTGAGAGATTGTCATTATTAACTTGTTTCAGGAATTAAAGAAATCCCGAGATAAACTCTGATTGACGAGTAATGGAAGACGAAAGCCATCCTCTAGAAAATAAATAAATGTAATGTAGCAGCGACCTCCCTTCGATCCTTCGACAGTCCGGCATGCCTGTGCTGAGCTATGTCGAAGCGCTCACTGCTCAGGACTTAAGGACAGGTTAGGTCGCCATCATTATCCCGGCTAGAAGCCACTCCTCCTGTCGCTAGGTGAGGTTCTCTAGCCTCGACTCCCTCCGCTATTTTTATTTACATTTCTTACCAGGCCTTTTATGAGCAAAGCCGAGGTGTTTGAAATGATAATGAGAGATCCTGAATCGAGTTCAGGATGACAAAAAAGGTTAGGTCACGATTAGAATGGTATAGCCCACTCAGTATGATATAATTGTTTTGTTATAAAGACTTAAGCTTGAAACTATCATGAGCAGCAAACCGGCAAACTATTCAAGTAAGTGGAAAACCCTCTTTGCTGAAAGGCTGATTCAGATTTTAGGCGAAGAAGGGGTAATTTCTTCACCCGATGAACTGATCGCCTACGAATGTGATGCACTAACAGCATATAGTATCAAGCCAAAATTTGTAGTTCTTCCAAGATCAACAAGAGAGATTTCTGAGGTTATAAAATTATGCAATC
Encoded proteins:
- a CDS encoding amidohydrolase family protein; translated protein: MKFVDAHTHLELFALKSVPVENARSKKDLIDMLESAAVRPVIAWGWSEELLGETITKHDINGFPFHVLLIRIDGHVGVINNKVIEDFNLKPSQNFDEEKGYVFEELLRYIASLLKPKDIMKPLLQAQTEALSRGILEVHDFVDYDVAHTYFMIREKGDLQLNVVIMPYYEDYKRVLEIFDIYGEDESIKLGWVKIFIDGSIGARTAYLKERYFDRASRGNLLLTEEQLISIIVELEKKGLKISVHAIGDGAIEAAVNSFEKASTRLKGHRIEHAELISLDQVKRLNEMGITLCVQPNFNVVFMETYKKALGDERASIINPIKMLDEMDANIIFGSDMMPFDPKVGLCYASGILGHEKALFYYGGWRI